Proteins found in one Miscanthus floridulus cultivar M001 chromosome 4, ASM1932011v1, whole genome shotgun sequence genomic segment:
- the LOC136549047 gene encoding uncharacterized protein yields MEKKLDLTTFTNGECVGAATHQLTGTACAWWDSFSDSHEDPTNISWDEFAEAFTEYHIPKGIMEAKAEEFHNIKMGKERVSEYTTCFANLLRYAPSYVVNSEKEKLYYYHKRLNPHIKLKFGGIESNTLRALVDRCI; encoded by the coding sequence atggagaagaagcttgacctcactactttcaccaatggtgagtgtgttggagctgccacacaccagctcacaggtacAGCatgtgcctggtgggacagttttagtgattcccatgaggaccctaccaacatctcgtgggatgagttcgccgaagcattcactgagtatcacattcccaagggtatcatggaggccaaagcggAGGAGTTTCATAACATCAAGATGGGGAAGGAAAGGGTGAGTGAGTACACTACTTGCTTTGctaatcttcttcgctatgccccttcctatgttgtgaactctgagaaggagaagctatactattaccacaaGAGACTCAACCCAcatatcaagctgaagtttggcggtattgagagcaacacattgcgtgctctggtggatcgctgcatctag